One Dermacentor andersoni chromosome 6, qqDerAnde1_hic_scaffold, whole genome shotgun sequence genomic window carries:
- the LOC140219127 gene encoding uncharacterized protein gives MIQSLSGAVKALSAVPKCAHPAVRLAVPTYSGYGDLLSAKDYCDSLVRYQMANRLEDQEVLERVVPVALTDTAARWYRLSGYRATTLEEFRVAFLREFLPADYQSRMRRELELRTQAPDESLQEYVRAMQDLFFVAEPKASNEERVERVIRQAHPTFSAYLRGGRFRDLEELAAEAKRIQGDILAARAYRPPPPASEALEPRCAWGGPVPLPQRQQPGQAAFAATSGWGVGNVPRAKFGGKPSSCALAC, from the exons atgattcagtcactctcgggggcagttaaggcgctttcggctgtgccgaaatgcgcgcaccccgctgtacggttggcagtcccgacttacagcggatacggtgacctgctcagtgccaaggattattgtgactccctggtacgctaccagatggcaaatcgtttggaggatcaggaggtgctagaacgcgtcgttcccgtagcacttactgacacagcggctaggtggtaccggctttccggataccgtgcaacaaccctcgaggagttccgcgtggcattcctgcgcgaattcctacctgctgactaccagagtaggatgcggcgagagcttgagctacgtacacaagctcctgacgagtcacttcaggagtacgtacgcgcgATGCAAGACCTTTTCTTTGTCGCCGAGCCCAAAGCTTCGAACGAGGAACGCGTCGAGCGGGTGATCAGGCAGGCACATCCGACCTTTTCGGCATACCtgcgcggcggccgcttccgagatttagaagaattggccgccgaggcaaagcgcattcaaggcgacattctcgccgcgcgagcctatcgcccaccgccgcccgcaagcgaggcccttgagccacgctgcgcgtggggagggcctgtgcccctcccccaacggcaacaacccggccaagctgcctttgcggctacaagcgg ATGGGGCGTCGGAAATGTGCCGCGCGCCAAGTTCGGGGGCAAGCCCTCGAGCTGTGCGCTTGCCTGCTAA